From one Mauremys reevesii isolate NIE-2019 unplaced genomic scaffold, ASM1616193v1 Contig32, whole genome shotgun sequence genomic stretch:
- the LOC120393814 gene encoding butyrophilin subfamily 1 member A1-like, translating to MEDSSMCPGSVKSLPLLGFTIFLISLHLPRLDSVSFKVIGPDRPIRALVGEDALLACHLSPRMSAESMEVRWFRSTFSAIVHLYRDGRDQVGQQIAPYRSRTKLLKDSIANGTVSLRIHNITVSDEGTYSCLFQSPTFHEKAVLELEVAGLGSTPHLSVDGYHHGGIHVVCESAGWYPEPQVLWRDLRGQRLAPTMEKISQRADRLFDTHIAAVITDASNQNLSCSVLNPRLGQEKTVKMHIADVFLPRTNPYQMALSVTLAGVFLLILLASYCFWKQHRGKDAQQAELKKKIQKSLPELGWSKVSKNSAMVILDPDTAHPSLLVSENRRSVKLRGLQQDVLDNPERFDCETCVLGLEGFTSGQHYWEVAFGGGRIWAVGVARESVRRKGWINFSPEEMIWAMDQYGGHFRACTSPDILLPLTVSPGRIGVYLDYEQGRVSFYQPGMEAPVYIFTTSFTGKLHPFFWVYTPIMLCP from the exons ATGGAGGATTCCTCGATGTGCCCCGGCTCCGTGAAGTCACTGCCGCTGCTTGGCTTCACCATTTTCCTCATTTCTCTTCACCTTCCCCGGCTGGACTCAG TGAGTTTCAAGGTGATTGGACCCGATCGCCCCATCAGGGCCCTTGTGGGAGAGGATGCTCTGTTagcctgtcacctctctcccagGATGAGCGCTGAGAGCATGGAGGTGCGCTGGTTCCGATCCACGTTCTCTGCAATTGTACATCTCTATCGGGATGGGAGAGATCAGGTTGGCCAGCAGATCGCACCGTATCGAAGCAGGACGAAGCTACTGAAGGACAGTATTGCTAATGGGACTGTCTCCTTGAGGATACACAACATCACCGTCTCTGATGAAGGGACTTATAGCTGCCTCTTCCAATCACCCACCTTTCATGAAAAAGCTGTCTTGGAACTGGAGGTGGCTG GTCTGGGCTCCACCCCTCACCTTTCTGTCGATGGCTATCACCATGGAGGGATCCACGTGGTGTGTGAATCGGCTGGATGGTATCCGGAGCCCCAAGTGCTGTGGAGAGACCTCAGGGGGCAGCGACTAGCCCCAACGATGGAGAAAATATCCCAGCGGGCTGACAGGCTGTTTGATACTCACATTGCTGCTGTTATAACAGACGCTTCGAACCAGAACCTGTCCTGCTCTGTCCTCAACCCCCGTCTCGGTCAAGAGAAAACAGTGAAGATGCACATAGCAG ATGTGTTCCTCCCAAGGACCAATCCCTACCAGATGGCTCTGTCTGTGACCCTGGCTGGTGTGTTTCTTCTCATTCTCTTGGCCAGTTACTGCTTCTGGAAGCAGCACAGAGGAAAAG ATGCTCAGCAAGCTGAACTGAAGAAAAAGATAC AGAAATCCCTGCCTGAACTTG GCTGGAGTAAAGTCAGCAAAAATTCAG CGATGGTGATTCTGGATCCGGACACGGCTCACCCCAGCCTCCTGGTCTCTGAGAATCGGCGATCTGTGAAATTGAGGGGCCTGCAGCAGGATGTGCttgacaaccctgagagatttgactgTGAAACCTGCGTGCTGGGATTGGAAGGGTTCACCTCGGGGCAACACTACTGGGAGGTAGCCTTTGGAGGTGGAaggatctgggctgtgggggtggccagagagtctgtcaGGAGGAAAGGCTGGATCAACTTTTCTCCTGAGGAGATGATCTGGGCCATGGATCAGTATGGGGGCCATTTCCGGGCTTGCACTTCCCCGGATAtcctcctgcccctgactgtgAGCCCCGGGAGGATCGGGGTGTATCTAGACTATGAGCAGGGCCGGGTGTCATTTTATCAACCTGGTATGGAGGCCCCAGTCTACATTTTCACAACCTCTTTCACTGGGAAGCTCCACCCTTTCTTCTGGGTGTACACCCCAATCATGCTGTGTCCCTGA